The Bartonella grahamii subsp. shimonis region GAGAGGCAGCGAAAATTTTTCCTGCCAATGGGCAAATTGTTATAGGTGAAAGATACCGTGTTGATCAAGATAATGTGTGTAAAATTCCCTTTGCACCTGGCAATAAAACAACATGGGGAAAGGGTGGGACAGCTCCTTTGCTAACCTTTAATCTTGATTTTGGTTCAACTCATATGATCTTTTTTGCTGGTTCTGGTGGCTATAAAACCACAAGTACAGTAGTGCCCACGTGTTTAACCTATCCAGGGTCTATTATTTGTCTTGATCCTTCAACAGAAGTTGCCCCAATGGTCAAATTTGCGCGTCAAAAGATGGGGAATAGAAATGTCATTGTTCTCGATCCCAATTCATTTTTAACAAAAAATTTTAATGTCATCGATTGGCTTTTAGACGACAGCGTACCACGCACACAACGCGAAGCAAATATTGTAAGCTTTTCCAAGTTGCTTCTTACAGATAAAAAATCAGACAATTCTTCAGCGGAATATTTCTCGACACAAGCCCATAATCTTTTAACAGCTCTTCTTGCTCATGTTATATTTTCTGATGAATATGAAGATGACGAGCGCAATTTAAAAACATTGCGTGGAATTCTCTCTCAATCAGAAACAGCTGTTGTTAATCAATTACGCATGATTCAAGAAACGACACCTTCTCCTTTTATTCGTGAAATGGTTGGTATTTTTACAGAAATGGCAGAGCAAACTTTTTCAGGGGTCTATACAACTGCCTCAAAAGACACTCAATGGCTTTCTTTGTCCAATTACGCAGATCTTGTCTGCGGAGATGATTTTTTTTCCTCAGATATTGCAAATGGCAATACAGATGTTTTTCTCAATCTCCCCGCAAGCATTTTAAACAGTTATCCAGCGATAGGGCGTGTGATTATTGGCGCCTTTCTCAATGCCATGGTTACAGCAGACGGTAACTATAAAAAGCGTGTTTTATTTGTCTTAGATGAAGTTGATCTCCTAGGCTATATGAATATTTTAGAAGAAGC contains the following coding sequences:
- the traG gene encoding Ti-type conjugative transfer system protein TraG, with the translated sequence MKYTKTQMVLILTPIALGALTIFLVPHFLLFITNGLKSNQIYWTLRSEPLLVLTLTAAVSLFYSLSQKLHLRKRITFVSIVFFGATVLYYISGEIKRLGPYVGQQGITWSYALQFMDPMVVFGIIIGVFFSIIQLITTYPPKNKVKRAKKGVFGESAWMNLREAAKIFPANGQIVIGERYRVDQDNVCKIPFAPGNKTTWGKGGTAPLLTFNLDFGSTHMIFFAGSGGYKTTSTVVPTCLTYPGSIICLDPSTEVAPMVKFARQKMGNRNVIVLDPNSFLTKNFNVIDWLLDDSVPRTQREANIVSFSKLLLTDKKSDNSSAEYFSTQAHNLLTALLAHVIFSDEYEDDERNLKTLRGILSQSETAVVNQLRMIQETTPSPFIREMVGIFTEMAEQTFSGVYTTASKDTQWLSLSNYADLVCGDDFFSSDIANGNTDVFLNLPASILNSYPAIGRVIIGAFLNAMVTADGNYKKRVLFVLDEVDLLGYMNILEEARDRGRKYGTSLMLFYQSSGQLVNHFGEAGARSWFESCSFVSYAAIKDFQTAKDISERCGQMTVEVTGTSKPKGLSFGKSSYNVNYQQRALILPHEVIQEMRQDEQIILMQGHPPLRCGRAIYFRRKEMLAAAAKNRFAPQKKN